The following are encoded together in the Actinoplanes sp. N902-109 genome:
- a CDS encoding NADP-dependent oxidoreductase, whose product MSTSTITSRAVQFVESFGGPEALELREVPVPRAGAGQVRVRVTAAGLNPMDWFMTSDPATAARFGLSLPCGFGNDYAGIVDEVGDGVGDQFKVGDRVFGGAFSRSVADYVVVDAPGHIGKGGDVHHTPDSLDDRIAATLSIAGCTAAAALAVVNPSPSDTLLVGGAGGGVGVFAVQLARLAGARVIGTGSATSADALRALGAEPVTYGEGLADRVCELAPAGVTAALDLHGTDTITVARELGVPDARMSTIAAVVAGVTPANGANAAPGAIEEIAHLAAQGRLRVPIAATFSVGEIRAAVELQAGRHVHGKVVIDLA is encoded by the coding sequence ATGAGCACATCTACCATTACCAGCCGGGCGGTCCAGTTCGTCGAGTCGTTCGGCGGCCCCGAGGCCCTAGAGTTGCGTGAGGTGCCCGTCCCGCGGGCCGGCGCCGGGCAGGTCCGCGTGCGCGTCACGGCGGCCGGCCTGAACCCGATGGACTGGTTCATGACCTCCGACCCGGCCACTGCCGCCCGTTTCGGGCTGAGCCTGCCGTGCGGGTTCGGCAACGACTACGCGGGCATCGTCGACGAGGTCGGTGACGGGGTCGGTGACCAGTTCAAGGTCGGCGACCGGGTGTTCGGCGGTGCCTTCTCCCGCAGCGTCGCGGACTACGTGGTCGTGGACGCACCCGGTCACATCGGCAAGGGTGGCGATGTCCACCACACGCCGGACAGCCTCGACGACCGGATCGCCGCCACGTTGTCCATCGCGGGGTGCACGGCCGCCGCCGCGCTCGCTGTCGTCAACCCCAGCCCGTCCGACACGCTGCTCGTCGGTGGCGCGGGTGGCGGGGTCGGCGTGTTCGCCGTCCAGCTCGCCCGGCTCGCCGGCGCGCGGGTCATCGGAACCGGATCAGCCACCTCCGCCGACGCCCTGCGGGCCCTGGGGGCCGAGCCGGTCACGTACGGCGAAGGGCTGGCCGACCGGGTCTGCGAGCTGGCCCCCGCCGGCGTCACCGCGGCCCTCGACCTGCACGGCACCGACACGATCACGGTGGCCCGCGAACTGGGCGTGCCGGATGCCCGGATGAGCACGATCGCCGCCGTCGTGGCCGGCGTCACGCCGGCCAACGGCGCCAACGCCGCCCCCGGCGCCATCGAGGAGATCGCCCACCTGGCCGCGCAGGGCCGGCTCCGCGTGCCGATCGCGGCGACCTTCTCCGTCGGCGAGATCCGCGCCGCGGTCGAGCTGCAGGCAGGCCGGCACGTCCATGGGAAGGTCGTCATCGATCTCGCCTGA
- a CDS encoding hemerythrin domain-containing protein, with product MSTILPPLPPVGGETTGPNVVDVIARQHRELIKLAGRYAADGDAKTAQVVVASVARHLSAEEQYLYPAVRAIVPGGDELVERELAEDRALLEACRLLEGTDGQDLLARLHRHAEAAQAELAPLLLQLASVEDLIRLGNRFELAQEAAPTRPHPGTPVTPPWNKVVDPAVAIVDKVRDAVSRRATYPKDL from the coding sequence GTGTCCACGATTCTTCCTCCGCTGCCGCCGGTCGGCGGCGAGACGACCGGGCCGAACGTCGTCGACGTCATCGCGCGGCAGCACCGCGAGCTGATCAAGCTGGCCGGGCGGTACGCCGCGGACGGCGACGCGAAGACCGCGCAGGTGGTGGTCGCGTCGGTCGCCCGGCACCTGTCGGCCGAGGAGCAGTACCTCTATCCCGCCGTACGAGCCATCGTGCCGGGCGGTGACGAGCTGGTGGAGCGGGAGCTGGCCGAGGACCGGGCGCTGCTGGAGGCGTGCCGCCTGCTGGAGGGCACGGACGGGCAGGACCTGCTGGCCCGGTTGCACCGGCACGCGGAGGCGGCGCAGGCCGAGCTTGCGCCGTTGCTGCTGCAGCTGGCGTCGGTGGAGGATCTGATCCGGCTGGGCAACCGGTTCGAGCTCGCGCAGGAGGCGGCACCGACCCGGCCGCACCCCGGCACGCCGGTCACGCCGCCGTGGAACAAGGTCGTCGACCCGGCCGTCGCGATTGTGGACAAAGTGCGCGATGCGGTCAGCCGACGGGCCACCTACCCCAAAGATCTGTGA
- a CDS encoding aldo/keto reductase has product MQQRPLGRSGLAVTRLGLGTMTWGRDTDPDDAAAQLKLFLDAGGTLIDTADVYGDGDAEAVIGSLLDHLVPRDEVIIATKAGLGHAGFRRRDSSRGHLLRALETSLRRLGTDYVDLWQLHGYDPYTPMEETLAALDHAVASGKVRYVGVSNFAGWQTAQFATWQRAFPTRAPIVATQVEYSLLERGIEREVLPAAGTLGIGVLPWSPLGRGVLTGKYRNGRPLDSRAATDHLAPFVQTYLEPRSSSIVEAVVTAAAGLGVEPLEVALAWIRDRPGVTAPILGARTAGQLQGALLSEDLTLPAEIAGALDDVSAVPVGYPEREGLTGPGAGHPPEPGAY; this is encoded by the coding sequence ATGCAACAGCGACCGCTCGGCCGGAGTGGGCTGGCGGTCACGCGGCTCGGTCTCGGCACCATGACGTGGGGCCGGGACACCGACCCCGACGACGCGGCCGCGCAGCTCAAGCTGTTCCTGGACGCCGGCGGCACGCTGATCGACACCGCCGACGTGTACGGCGACGGCGACGCCGAGGCGGTGATCGGCTCGCTGCTGGATCATCTGGTCCCCCGCGACGAGGTGATCATCGCCACCAAGGCCGGCCTGGGTCACGCCGGGTTCCGGCGCCGCGACAGCTCCCGCGGGCACCTGCTGCGCGCGCTGGAGACTTCCCTGCGCCGGCTGGGCACCGACTACGTCGACCTGTGGCAACTGCACGGCTACGACCCGTACACCCCGATGGAGGAGACCCTCGCGGCGCTGGACCATGCGGTCGCCAGCGGCAAGGTGCGCTATGTCGGGGTGTCGAACTTCGCCGGCTGGCAGACCGCCCAGTTCGCCACGTGGCAGCGAGCCTTCCCGACCCGGGCGCCCATCGTCGCCACCCAGGTCGAATACTCCCTGCTCGAACGCGGTATCGAACGCGAGGTCCTGCCCGCCGCCGGGACGCTGGGCATCGGCGTGCTCCCCTGGTCCCCGCTGGGCCGCGGCGTCCTGACCGGCAAGTACCGCAACGGCCGCCCGCTGGACTCCCGGGCCGCCACCGACCACCTGGCGCCGTTCGTGCAGACCTATCTCGAACCGCGCAGCTCCAGCATCGTCGAGGCGGTGGTCACCGCGGCCGCCGGCCTGGGCGTCGAACCGCTGGAGGTGGCGCTGGCCTGGATCCGCGACCGCCCCGGCGTGACCGCACCGATCCTCGGCGCCCGCACCGCCGGCCAGCTGCAGGGGGCACTGCTCAGCGAGGACCTCACGCTGCCGGCCGAGATCGCCGGTGCCCTCGACGACGTGTCAGCCGTGCCGGTGGGTTACCCGGAACGCGAGGGCCTGACCGGCCCGGGGGCTGGTCACCCGCCGGAGCCTGGCGCATATTAG
- a CDS encoding LysR family transcriptional regulator: MNLELRHLKVVCAIAETGSVTKAASLLGLAQPALTAQLQRIERTLGGPLFERDRRGARPTALGELVLSRARVLLPAMKGLQDEAARLAGSGSDTEMSRYRIGAIGGPVVGGIVHRLSVAQPDAQITTYASYYADELASMTAAGKLDFAQVGVCGDAVPSSEHGLVWQTIAIDGVCVLMPEDHPQAKGIEVDLAELSEVAWAGGPGGGCFGDCFAAACARAGFAPRRILETDVRSAIDMVESGMAVMIAQPNFRPPAGLANRPIKGAPLRWKQMLGWHPESPAAQVAPRLMGMAREAYLETAARNPLYVEWLEDYPQLGVDQLASV, from the coding sequence ATGAACCTGGAGCTGCGGCATCTCAAGGTGGTCTGTGCCATCGCGGAGACGGGCAGCGTGACGAAGGCGGCGTCGCTGCTCGGCCTCGCTCAGCCCGCCCTGACCGCGCAGCTGCAACGCATCGAGCGGACGCTCGGTGGTCCGCTCTTCGAACGCGACCGGCGCGGGGCGCGCCCGACCGCACTGGGTGAGCTGGTGCTCTCCCGCGCCCGGGTGCTGCTGCCGGCCATGAAGGGGCTGCAGGACGAGGCGGCCCGGCTGGCCGGGTCGGGCTCGGACACCGAGATGAGCCGGTACCGCATCGGCGCCATCGGCGGCCCGGTCGTCGGCGGCATCGTGCACCGGCTCTCGGTGGCCCAGCCGGACGCGCAGATCACGACGTACGCGTCGTACTACGCCGACGAGCTGGCCTCCATGACCGCGGCCGGCAAGCTGGACTTCGCCCAGGTCGGGGTGTGCGGCGACGCCGTGCCCTCGTCCGAGCACGGGCTGGTCTGGCAGACCATCGCGATCGACGGCGTCTGCGTGCTGATGCCCGAGGATCATCCCCAGGCCAAGGGGATCGAGGTGGACCTCGCCGAGCTCAGCGAGGTGGCCTGGGCCGGCGGTCCGGGCGGCGGCTGCTTCGGCGACTGCTTCGCCGCGGCGTGCGCCCGGGCCGGTTTCGCGCCACGGCGCATCCTGGAGACCGACGTGCGCAGCGCGATCGACATGGTGGAGTCCGGGATGGCGGTCATGATCGCCCAGCCCAACTTCCGCCCCCCGGCGGGCCTGGCCAACCGGCCGATCAAGGGTGCGCCGCTGCGCTGGAAGCAGATGCTCGGCTGGCATCCGGAGAGCCCGGCCGCCCAGGTCGCCCCGCGGCTGATGGGGATGGCCCGGGAGGCCTACCTGGAGACCGCGGCGCGCAACCCGCTCTATGTCGAGTGGCTCGAGGACTATCCGCAGCTGGGCGTCGACCAGCTCGCCAGCGTATGA
- a CDS encoding TetR/AcrR family transcriptional regulator produces MTEPTPSPSRADAARNRKQLLEVATRVFASADSEPSLREIAREAGVGIATLYRHFPTREALVAAVYADQVARLTEGAGQLRTSLTPALALRRWMDLFGDWIATKDGMLSTLLAMIESEQLPHARTHTDLIAAIDDLLRAGHATGELRTDVTAEDVAAHLIGIFTVAPLPEHAARADRLLNILMHGLRPTT; encoded by the coding sequence TTGACAGAGCCGACCCCGTCGCCGTCCCGGGCGGATGCCGCGCGCAACCGCAAGCAGCTCCTCGAGGTGGCCACCCGCGTCTTCGCCTCCGCCGACTCCGAGCCGTCACTGCGAGAGATCGCACGGGAGGCGGGGGTGGGAATCGCCACGCTCTACCGGCACTTCCCGACCCGTGAAGCCCTTGTCGCTGCCGTGTACGCCGACCAGGTGGCCCGGCTCACCGAGGGCGCGGGCCAACTCCGCACGTCGCTTACCCCGGCCCTGGCGTTGCGGCGCTGGATGGACCTGTTCGGCGACTGGATCGCCACCAAGGACGGCATGCTCAGCACCCTGCTCGCCATGATCGAGTCCGAGCAGCTCCCGCATGCCCGGACGCACACCGACCTGATCGCCGCGATCGACGACCTGCTCCGCGCCGGGCACGCGACGGGAGAACTCCGCACTGACGTCACCGCCGAGGACGTCGCCGCCCACCTGATCGGCATCTTCACGGTCGCACCGCTACCCGAGCATGCCGCACGGGCCGATCGCCTGCTGAACATCCTGATGCACGGCCTGCGCCCCACCACCTAG
- a CDS encoding histidine phosphatase family protein, producing MATVLLLRHGRTTANASGGLAGHQPVELDDTGRDQAKRVGERLRELPLAAVVTSPLIRCRQTLELALPGVVPQVDDGLIECGYGDWEGRPLSELAKDPLWPVVQQHPSAVVFPGGEAMAAMSARAVAAIRRWDARVTAEHGPDALWLACSHGDVIKAIVADAMGLHLDEFQRIVADPASVSVIRYTPTRPFLVRLNDTADLAGLVPVKAAGASSDAAVGGGAGGGV from the coding sequence GTGGCGACAGTCCTGCTGCTCCGCCACGGGCGGACCACCGCGAACGCATCCGGCGGGCTCGCCGGGCACCAGCCTGTCGAACTCGACGACACCGGCCGTGACCAGGCCAAACGAGTCGGGGAGCGGCTCCGTGAGCTACCCCTGGCGGCGGTGGTCACCAGCCCGCTGATCCGCTGCCGGCAGACCCTGGAGCTGGCCCTGCCCGGGGTGGTCCCGCAGGTGGACGACGGGCTCATCGAGTGCGGGTACGGCGACTGGGAGGGCCGCCCGCTGTCCGAGCTGGCCAAGGACCCGCTGTGGCCGGTGGTGCAGCAGCACCCCAGCGCGGTGGTGTTCCCCGGTGGCGAGGCCATGGCGGCGATGTCCGCGCGGGCGGTGGCCGCGATCCGGCGCTGGGACGCCCGGGTGACCGCCGAGCACGGGCCGGACGCGCTGTGGCTGGCGTGCAGCCACGGCGATGTGATCAAGGCCATCGTCGCCGACGCGATGGGGCTGCACCTGGATGAGTTCCAGCGCATCGTGGCCGATCCGGCGTCGGTCAGCGTGATCCGCTACACCCCCACCCGGCCGTTCCTCGTCCGGCTCAACGACACCGCTGACCTCGCGGGTCTCGTACCCGTCAAAGCGGCCGGCGCGTCCTCGGACGCCGCGGTGGGCGGCGGTGCCGGAGGGGGCGTCTGA
- a CDS encoding M20/M25/M40 family metallo-hydrolase, whose product MEPLTAAGEVVGICRDLLRIDTSNTGDPRTTVGERAAAEYVAAQLSEVGIDVELHESAPKRANLVARIPGSDPSRGALLVHGHLDVVPADASEWSVPPFSGEEKDGYLWGRGAIDMKDFDAMMLAVVRDWQRTGVVPPRDIVLAFTADEEAGMEYGSQYLVREHAGLFDGCTEAIGEVGGFSYTVNKDLRLYLVETAEKGIDWLRLHAKGRPGHGSFVHDDNAVTALAEAVAAVGRHKFPMVITPTVRAFLDQVSEALGIELDPDEPELAIAKLGPIANLIGATLRNTANPTRLEAGYKDNVIPGKASATIDCRTLPGQAEIFLDQLRDVIGPDIEIEHLQQQAAVETGFDGALVEAMSAALRAEDPGARAVPYMLSGGTDAKAFSTLGIRCFGFAPLKLPADLPFSTLFHGIDERVPVEGLQFGVRVLDRLLKAS is encoded by the coding sequence ATGGAACCACTCACCGCCGCCGGGGAAGTCGTCGGCATCTGCCGCGACCTCCTGCGGATCGACACCAGCAACACCGGTGACCCGCGCACCACCGTGGGCGAGCGAGCCGCCGCCGAGTACGTCGCGGCTCAGCTCAGCGAGGTCGGCATCGACGTCGAGCTGCACGAGTCCGCGCCGAAACGGGCCAACCTGGTCGCCCGCATCCCGGGCAGCGACCCCTCCCGCGGCGCCCTGCTGGTGCACGGGCACCTCGACGTGGTGCCGGCCGACGCCAGCGAGTGGTCCGTGCCGCCGTTCTCCGGCGAGGAGAAGGACGGCTACCTGTGGGGCCGCGGCGCGATCGACATGAAGGACTTCGACGCGATGATGCTGGCCGTCGTGCGGGACTGGCAGCGCACCGGCGTCGTGCCGCCCCGCGACATCGTGCTGGCCTTCACCGCCGACGAGGAAGCCGGCATGGAGTACGGCTCGCAATACCTCGTCCGCGAGCACGCCGGGCTGTTCGACGGGTGCACCGAGGCGATCGGGGAGGTGGGCGGGTTCTCGTACACGGTCAACAAGGATCTGCGCCTCTACCTCGTGGAGACCGCCGAGAAGGGCATCGACTGGCTGCGGCTGCACGCCAAGGGACGGCCCGGCCACGGCTCGTTCGTGCACGACGACAACGCCGTGACCGCGCTGGCCGAAGCCGTCGCCGCGGTCGGCCGGCACAAGTTCCCGATGGTCATCACGCCCACCGTGCGCGCGTTCCTCGACCAGGTCTCCGAGGCGCTCGGCATCGAGCTGGACCCGGACGAGCCCGAGCTGGCCATCGCGAAGCTCGGCCCGATCGCCAACCTGATCGGTGCGACGCTGCGCAACACCGCCAACCCGACCCGGCTCGAAGCCGGCTACAAGGACAACGTCATCCCCGGCAAGGCGTCCGCCACGATCGACTGCCGCACCCTGCCCGGCCAGGCCGAGATCTTCCTGGACCAGCTGCGCGACGTGATCGGCCCGGACATCGAGATCGAGCACCTGCAGCAGCAGGCGGCGGTCGAGACCGGCTTCGACGGCGCGCTCGTCGAGGCCATGAGTGCCGCGCTGCGCGCCGAGGACCCGGGCGCCCGGGCCGTGCCGTACATGCTCTCCGGCGGCACCGATGCCAAGGCGTTCAGCACGCTCGGCATCCGCTGCTTCGGCTTCGCGCCGCTGAAACTGCCCGCGGATCTGCCGTTCTCCACGCTCTTCCACGGCATCGACGAGCGGGTCCCGGTGGAGGGACTACAGTTCGGCGTGCGTGTGCTCGACCGCCTGCTCAAGGCGAGCTGA
- a CDS encoding DUF3090 domain-containing protein, which produces MTHQVHAFEPPERFVAGTVGEPGDRTFFLQARGGGRVVSVALEKVQVSLLAEKLEELLTEASRRFGVELPQTSPLAVNDNEPLDTPVDEEFRVGTLGLAFDVDTTTVVIEAIEAGEADPEAELAGDDDEPALGDDDDEDEDDEPDDDLDRLRVRLTPEATRAFIDRARRVVNAGRPPCPLCGQPLDPAGHLCPRHNGYHR; this is translated from the coding sequence ATGACCCACCAGGTGCATGCTTTCGAGCCGCCGGAGCGGTTCGTCGCCGGGACGGTGGGCGAGCCGGGCGACCGGACGTTCTTCCTGCAGGCCCGCGGTGGCGGGCGGGTGGTCAGCGTGGCGCTGGAGAAGGTCCAGGTGTCGCTGCTCGCCGAGAAGCTCGAAGAGCTGCTCACCGAGGCCAGCCGGCGGTTCGGGGTCGAGCTGCCGCAGACGTCCCCGCTCGCCGTGAACGACAACGAGCCGCTCGACACCCCGGTCGACGAGGAGTTCCGCGTCGGCACCCTGGGGCTGGCGTTCGACGTCGACACCACCACCGTCGTGATCGAGGCGATCGAGGCCGGTGAGGCCGATCCCGAGGCGGAGCTGGCCGGGGACGACGACGAACCGGCCCTGGGCGACGACGACGACGAGGACGAGGACGACGAGCCCGACGACGACCTCGACCGACTGCGGGTGCGGCTGACCCCCGAGGCGACCCGCGCGTTCATCGACCGGGCCCGCCGGGTGGTCAACGCCGGGCGTCCGCCGTGCCCGCTGTGCGGCCAGCCGCTCGACCCGGCCGGCCACCTCTGCCCCCGGCACAACGGCTACCACCGGTGA
- a CDS encoding ATP-dependent Clp protease ATP-binding subunit: MSSSDWDDLFARFFAGGEPRRSAQRIDIMRFMSADAREILSDAARRAATVAPAGSDLADLDTDHLLWALLQRDPQKALVRRAGADPDALLAELERGTAAAGPRTERVALTPAAKRALLDSLQISRALGASYVGPEHLLMGLGINPDSAAGRLLAGRLDPRTLQQAEPQTGGGQGGGTTNTPTLEQFGVDLTDLARRGEIDPVIGRADEIEQAVEILSRRTKNNPVLIGEAGVGKTAIVEGLAQRIVDGDVPQTLAGKRVIQLDLAGLVAGTRYRGDFEERLRKVIDEIQDSGDGLIIFLDEIHTMVGAGGGGGEGGGMDASNMLKPALARGRLRVVGATTLDEYRRHIEKDAALARRFQPVLVGEPSVEDTVQILRGLRDNYEAHHQVRIIDEALDAAAELSDRYITDRFLPDKAIDLIDQAGARVRLRVKTQPADVRDQERRLEQLTRDRDQAVAAENYEKASELRDRINAVKAQIEDAAGGADGVPQVTPADIAEVVSRATGIPVAQLTEEERERLLRLEGHLHDRVVGQEEAVAAVAEAVRRSRAGLGDPDRPVGSFLFLGPTGVGKTELARSLAEALFGEQDRMIRLDMSEFQERHTVSRLVGAPPGYVGYDEAGQLTEAVRRRPYSVVLLDEIEKAHPDVFNILLQVLDDGRLTDSQGRTVSFKNTVLIMTSNIGSEIINGSKRTLGFGAADDGVAEDRDLRERLDRRLREQFRPEFINRIDEIMIFRQLETAQLRQITELLLAETRRRLHAQDIALDVSTEAVDWLAERGFQPEYGARPLRRTIQRELDNPLSRMLLAADLAPGQTVHVGVADGRLTLTAGTPEPASV; this comes from the coding sequence ATGAGCTCCAGTGACTGGGACGACCTTTTCGCCCGCTTCTTCGCAGGCGGCGAACCCCGCCGGTCCGCGCAGCGGATCGACATCATGCGTTTCATGAGCGCGGACGCCCGGGAGATCCTCTCCGACGCCGCGCGCCGGGCCGCCACAGTGGCCCCGGCCGGGTCCGACCTGGCCGATCTGGACACCGACCATCTGCTGTGGGCGCTGCTGCAGCGCGACCCGCAGAAGGCCCTGGTACGCCGTGCCGGTGCCGACCCCGACGCCCTGCTCGCCGAGCTCGAGCGCGGCACCGCCGCCGCCGGTCCGCGCACCGAGCGGGTGGCGCTGACCCCCGCGGCCAAGCGTGCCCTGCTGGACAGCCTGCAGATCTCGCGGGCGCTCGGTGCGTCCTACGTGGGCCCCGAGCATCTGCTGATGGGCCTGGGCATCAACCCCGATTCCGCAGCCGGGCGGCTGCTCGCCGGTCGCCTCGACCCCCGTACGTTGCAGCAGGCCGAGCCGCAGACCGGCGGCGGCCAGGGAGGTGGCACCACGAACACCCCGACCCTCGAGCAGTTCGGCGTCGACCTGACCGACCTCGCCCGCCGCGGCGAGATCGACCCGGTGATCGGGCGCGCGGACGAGATCGAGCAGGCCGTCGAGATCCTCTCGCGGCGCACCAAGAACAACCCCGTGCTGATCGGCGAGGCCGGCGTCGGCAAGACCGCGATCGTCGAGGGCCTGGCCCAGCGCATCGTGGACGGCGACGTCCCGCAGACCCTGGCCGGCAAGCGGGTCATCCAGCTCGACCTGGCCGGTCTGGTGGCCGGCACCCGCTACCGCGGCGACTTCGAGGAGCGGCTGCGCAAGGTCATCGACGAGATCCAGGACTCCGGCGACGGGCTGATCATCTTCCTCGACGAGATCCACACCATGGTCGGGGCCGGTGGTGGCGGCGGCGAGGGTGGCGGCATGGACGCCTCCAACATGCTCAAGCCCGCCCTGGCCCGCGGCCGGCTGCGCGTCGTGGGCGCGACCACGCTGGACGAGTACCGCCGCCACATCGAGAAGGACGCGGCGCTGGCCCGGCGTTTCCAGCCGGTGCTGGTCGGCGAGCCCAGCGTCGAGGACACCGTGCAGATCCTGCGCGGCCTGCGCGACAACTACGAGGCGCACCACCAGGTCCGGATCATCGACGAGGCCCTGGACGCCGCGGCGGAGCTGTCCGACCGGTACATCACCGACCGGTTCCTGCCCGACAAGGCCATCGACCTGATCGACCAGGCCGGTGCCCGGGTCCGGCTGCGGGTCAAGACCCAGCCCGCGGACGTACGGGACCAGGAGCGCCGCCTCGAGCAGCTCACCCGCGACCGCGACCAGGCGGTGGCGGCCGAGAACTACGAGAAGGCGTCCGAGCTGCGCGACCGGATCAACGCCGTCAAGGCGCAGATCGAGGACGCGGCCGGCGGCGCGGACGGGGTGCCGCAGGTGACCCCGGCCGACATCGCCGAGGTGGTCTCCCGGGCCACCGGCATCCCGGTCGCCCAGCTCACCGAGGAGGAACGCGAGCGGCTGCTGCGCCTGGAGGGCCACCTGCACGACCGGGTGGTCGGCCAGGAGGAGGCCGTCGCTGCGGTCGCCGAGGCGGTGCGGCGCTCGCGGGCCGGGCTCGGTGACCCGGACCGGCCGGTGGGCAGCTTCCTGTTCCTCGGCCCGACCGGTGTCGGCAAGACCGAGCTGGCGCGGTCGCTCGCCGAGGCGCTGTTCGGCGAGCAGGACCGGATGATCCGGCTGGACATGAGCGAGTTCCAGGAGCGGCACACCGTCTCCCGGCTCGTCGGTGCCCCTCCCGGCTACGTCGGCTACGACGAGGCCGGCCAGCTCACTGAGGCCGTGCGCCGGCGCCCGTACTCGGTGGTGCTGCTGGACGAGATCGAGAAGGCCCACCCGGACGTGTTCAACATCCTGCTCCAGGTGCTGGACGACGGGCGGCTGACCGACAGCCAGGGCCGCACGGTGAGCTTCAAGAACACCGTGCTGATCATGACCAGCAACATCGGCTCCGAGATCATCAACGGCAGCAAGCGCACCCTGGGCTTCGGCGCGGCCGACGACGGCGTGGCCGAGGACCGGGACCTGCGCGAGCGGCTCGACCGCCGGCTGCGCGAGCAGTTCCGCCCCGAGTTCATCAACCGGATCGACGAGATCATGATCTTCCGGCAGCTCGAGACGGCTCAGCTGCGCCAGATCACCGAGCTGCTGCTCGCCGAGACCCGGCGGCGCCTGCACGCCCAGGACATCGCCCTGGACGTCAGCACCGAGGCGGTCGACTGGCTCGCCGAGCGCGGGTTCCAGCCCGAGTACGGGGCCCGGCCGCTGCGCCGCACGATCCAGCGCGAGCTGGACAACCCGCTCTCGCGGATGCTGCTCGCCGCGGACCTCGCGCCCGGGCAGACCGTCCACGTCGGTGTCGCGGACGGCCGGCTGACCCTCACGGCCGGCACCCCCGAACCGGCGTCCGTCTGA
- a CDS encoding LLM class F420-dependent oxidoreductase: MRLGFSLGYQTSWTTPADHLAMAQEADRLGYSVVWAAEAYGSDSPSMLAWIAGQTQQIDVGAAVMQIPARSPAMTAMTAATIDTLSGGRFRLGLGVSGPQVSEGWHGVRFAKPLARTREYVDIVKLAIARKPVAYDGEHYRLPLPDGAGKALRLGFHPPRAAVPIYLAAVGPKNLELAGEIADGWLAIFFAPDAAGELLEHIGRGRAKAGSDMTGFDVCPTVPVSIGPDVAACADAIRPYAALYVGGMGSREQNFYNQLAVRMGYADEAKQVQDLYLDRKVRDAAAAVPQDFIDRTSLCGPKERIVERIKEYAAAGVGTLSVSLYVGDRETGIATLRTVAEAYEAAGVAG, from the coding sequence GTGCGGCTCGGCTTCAGCCTCGGCTATCAGACCTCGTGGACCACGCCCGCCGACCATCTCGCCATGGCACAGGAGGCCGACCGGCTCGGCTACTCCGTGGTGTGGGCGGCGGAGGCGTACGGCTCGGACTCGCCCAGCATGCTGGCGTGGATCGCCGGGCAGACGCAGCAGATCGACGTCGGCGCGGCGGTCATGCAGATCCCCGCGCGCAGCCCAGCGATGACGGCGATGACCGCGGCGACGATCGACACCCTCTCCGGCGGCCGGTTCCGGCTGGGGCTGGGCGTGTCCGGGCCGCAGGTGTCCGAGGGCTGGCACGGGGTGCGTTTCGCCAAGCCGCTCGCGCGCACCCGGGAGTACGTCGACATCGTCAAGCTGGCGATCGCCCGCAAGCCCGTCGCGTACGACGGTGAGCACTATCGGCTCCCGCTCCCGGACGGTGCCGGCAAGGCGTTACGACTGGGCTTCCATCCGCCCCGGGCCGCCGTGCCCATCTATCTCGCGGCGGTGGGGCCGAAGAACCTGGAACTGGCCGGGGAGATCGCCGACGGCTGGCTGGCGATCTTCTTCGCCCCGGACGCGGCGGGCGAGCTGCTGGAGCACATCGGGCGGGGCCGGGCCAAGGCCGGCAGCGACATGACCGGGTTCGACGTCTGCCCGACCGTCCCGGTGTCGATCGGCCCCGACGTCGCCGCGTGCGCCGACGCGATCCGGCCCTATGCGGCGCTGTACGTCGGTGGCATGGGCAGCCGGGAGCAGAATTTCTACAACCAGCTCGCCGTACGGATGGGATATGCCGACGAGGCGAAGCAGGTCCAGGACCTCTATCTGGACCGCAAGGTGCGCGACGCGGCGGCGGCCGTGCCCCAGGACTTCATCGACCGTACGTCGTTGTGCGGGCCCAAGGAGCGCATCGTCGAGCGGATCAAGGAGTACGCCGCGGCAGGCGTCGGCACGCTGTCGGTCAGCCTGTACGTGGGCGACCGCGAGACCGGCATCGCCACCCTGCGCACCGTGGCCGAGGCGTACGAGGCAGCCGGGGTGGCCGGGTAA
- a CDS encoding DUF5703 family protein → MDYEYAPLRLPSNVDRLTAAAQLAIQAEFSGWELARVQLFRDGTRQVMLRRKVRDTPQPGLSI, encoded by the coding sequence ATGGACTACGAATACGCGCCGCTCCGGTTGCCATCGAACGTCGATCGTCTGACCGCTGCGGCGCAGCTGGCCATCCAAGCCGAATTCTCCGGCTGGGAGCTCGCCCGCGTCCAACTCTTCCGCGACGGCACCCGCCAGGTCATGCTCCGCCGCAAGGTGCGCGACACCCCGCAGCCCGGCCTCTCCATCTGA